One genomic region from Mycobacterium basiliense encodes:
- a CDS encoding class I SAM-dependent methyltransferase produces the protein MQRIDFDALYRGESPGAGIPPMSKPPWDTKAPKDNVIAWQNGGWVHGNVLDVGCGLGDNAVYLAQHGYCVTALDISPTALTTAQRRASDAGVDVTFAVADATMLHGYTDAFDTVIDSGMFHCLDDDGKRSYATAVHRATRADATLLISCFCDANPAHEDWPRPAVSEQTLRAVLDDTGWDIESLETVTVRREIDGAETEMAFWYVRARRRAAV, from the coding sequence TTGCAGCGGATAGATTTCGATGCGCTGTACCGCGGTGAGAGCCCTGGCGCCGGTATCCCGCCCATGTCTAAGCCACCCTGGGATACCAAGGCGCCCAAAGACAACGTCATTGCGTGGCAGAACGGCGGTTGGGTCCACGGGAACGTTCTGGACGTGGGCTGCGGACTCGGCGACAACGCCGTCTACCTAGCTCAGCACGGGTATTGCGTGACCGCCTTGGATATCTCACCCACCGCGCTCACCACCGCCCAACGTCGCGCCAGCGACGCCGGGGTCGACGTGACATTCGCGGTGGCCGACGCCACCATGTTGCACGGGTACACCGACGCATTCGACACCGTTATCGATAGCGGGATGTTCCACTGTCTCGACGACGACGGCAAGCGCAGCTACGCCACCGCCGTGCACCGAGCCACTCGGGCCGACGCCACCTTGTTGATCAGTTGCTTCTGCGACGCCAACCCGGCGCACGAGGATTGGCCCCGACCGGCGGTGTCCGAGCAAACCCTACGAGCCGTGCTCGACGACACAGGGTGGGATATCGAGTCGCTGGAGACGGTGACTGTCCGCCGCGAAATCGACGGAGCCGAAACAGAAATGGCGTTCTGGTACGTTCGCGCCCGACGCCGCGCCGCGGTCTGA
- a CDS encoding sulfotransferase domain-containing protein has protein sequence MSDNLRWDALELRDGDIIISAPPKCGTTWTQRLVSLLIFDGPALPGPMQMMSPWLDLTAQPIQEVAAALAAQQHRRFIKTHTPLDGLELDDRVSYIAVGRDPRDAAVSMLMDQDRMRALHEAAGPAGQRFAPPGLDFDGDFTPLDVLRRWMDGPVTPTEGIASLATILHHFGTAWDRRHLCNVAMFHYTDYRVDLVGELVRLAAVLGRDLDRDRAAELAVHASLDAMRARAPELAPRATAGIRPKAEPHHNDPFFRSGGSGQWWEIFTEAEHERYPNRAAELAGPELLAWAHEGRRGYDPAG, from the coding sequence ATGAGCGACAACCTGCGATGGGACGCGCTGGAGCTGCGCGATGGTGACATCATCATCTCCGCGCCTCCGAAGTGCGGCACCACCTGGACGCAGCGGCTGGTGTCCCTGCTGATCTTCGATGGGCCCGCCTTGCCGGGGCCGATGCAGATGATGTCCCCATGGCTGGACCTGACCGCCCAGCCGATCCAGGAAGTAGCCGCCGCTCTTGCCGCGCAGCAGCACCGGCGGTTCATCAAGACCCATACGCCGCTGGACGGCCTGGAGCTCGATGATCGCGTCAGCTATATCGCGGTGGGCCGTGATCCGCGCGATGCCGCGGTCTCGATGCTGATGGACCAGGACCGGATGCGGGCGCTGCACGAGGCGGCCGGGCCGGCCGGCCAGCGATTCGCCCCGCCTGGGCTCGATTTCGATGGCGACTTCACCCCGCTCGACGTGCTGCGCCGCTGGATGGACGGACCCGTCACGCCCACCGAGGGGATAGCGTCGCTAGCGACCATCCTGCACCACTTCGGTACCGCATGGGACCGTCGCCACCTGTGCAACGTGGCCATGTTTCACTACACCGACTATCGGGTCGACCTCGTCGGGGAGCTCGTCCGCCTGGCGGCTGTCCTAGGTAGGGACCTAGATCGTGACCGCGCCGCCGAGCTGGCGGTGCACGCCAGTCTCGACGCCATGCGAGCCCGCGCCCCCGAGCTCGCCCCGAGGGCTACCGCCGGCATCCGACCGAAGGCCGAACCGCACCACAACGACCCGTTTTTCCGGTCCGGTGGCAGCGGCCAGTGGTGGGAGATATTCACTGAGGCCGAGCACGAACGCTATCCCAACCGTGCGGCCGAGCTCGCCGGGCCGGAGCTGCTCGCCTGGGCGCACGAGGGACGGAGGGGCTATGACCCCGCCGGGTAG
- a CDS encoding sulfotransferase domain-containing protein, producing the protein MTGRALYRSWISDNLRWDALELRDGDIVISAPSKCGVTWTQRLVSLLVFDGPDLPGPMSTVSPWLDRTIVPIDEVVDTLAAQRHRRFIKTHTPLDGLRLDDRVTYIGVGRDPRDAAMSELFQWDNMNHMSLNRVQPLDRAATGIAPAGDRAPVEAFRDWMEGPIMPPQGAGLRPQGRGFMAPNGRDEMPPVKHMGSLANILHHFGTIWSRRQLPNVAMFHYADYRVDLVAELLRLARVLGMEIGRERAEQLSRHATLDSMRARAADLAPESTEGIWRSNERFFRAGASGEWQEFFNERVYRRYYDRINQLAPPDLLAWAHEGREGCDPAG; encoded by the coding sequence ATGACCGGCCGGGCCCTGTACCGCTCTTGGATCAGCGACAACCTGAGGTGGGATGCGCTGGAATTGCGCGACGGCGACATCGTCATTTCGGCGCCATCGAAGTGTGGCGTCACCTGGACCCAGCGGCTGGTTTCACTGCTCGTTTTCGACGGACCGGATTTGCCCGGCCCCATGTCGACGGTCTCACCCTGGCTGGATCGGACGATCGTGCCGATCGATGAGGTCGTGGACACCCTCGCCGCCCAACGCCATCGACGGTTCATCAAAACCCATACGCCGCTGGACGGCTTGAGGCTCGACGATCGCGTGACCTATATCGGAGTGGGCCGCGATCCACGCGATGCCGCGATGTCCGAACTGTTCCAGTGGGACAACATGAACCACATGAGCCTGAATCGGGTGCAGCCCCTCGATCGGGCGGCCACCGGGATTGCTCCGGCTGGCGACCGTGCCCCCGTCGAAGCGTTCCGGGACTGGATGGAGGGTCCGATCATGCCGCCCCAGGGTGCGGGTTTGCGGCCGCAGGGCAGGGGATTCATGGCGCCCAACGGGCGGGACGAGATGCCGCCCGTCAAGCACATGGGCTCGCTCGCCAACATCTTGCACCACTTCGGCACGATCTGGTCGCGACGTCAGCTGCCCAACGTGGCCATGTTCCACTATGCCGACTACCGGGTGGACCTGGTCGCTGAGCTGCTCCGGCTGGCGCGAGTCCTCGGTATGGAAATCGGTCGTGAACGCGCCGAGCAACTGTCGCGACATGCCACGCTGGACTCGATGCGGGCCCGCGCGGCGGATCTCGCGCCCGAGTCCACCGAAGGTATTTGGCGCAGCAATGAACGGTTTTTTCGGGCCGGTGCCAGTGGGGAGTGGCAGGAGTTTTTCAACGAACGCGTTTACCGGCGCTACTACGATCGGATCAACCAGCTGGCCCCGCCGGATCTGCTCGCCTGGGCGCACGAGGGGCGGGAAGGATGCGACCCCGCCGGCTAA
- a CDS encoding serine hydrolase domain-containing protein, translating to MNLGGNQAAIREVCDAGLLSGAVTVVWHNGEVLQVNEVGYQDVDAGLPMRRDTLFRIASMTKPVTVAAAMSLVDEGKLTLRDPVTRWAPELANLTVLDDPHGPVDQVHRARRPILVEDLLTHTSGLAYSFSVSGPISRAYMRLPFGQGSDAWLAELAALPLVHQPGERVTYSHAIDVLGVIVSRIDDKPCHQVLEERVLGPAGMVDTGFFVSTEARGRVATMYRLDEQNRLRHDVMGPPRVMPPKFCNAGGGLYSTADDYLRLIRMLLGGGMIDGVRVLSAESARLMRTDRLSDEHKRHNFLGAPFWVGRGFGLNLSVVTDPAKSAPLFGPGGLGTFSWPGAYGTWWQADPAANLVLLYLIQHCPDLSVNAADAVAGNPGLAKLRTAQPRFVRHTYRALGL from the coding sequence GTGAATCTCGGCGGTAATCAGGCAGCAATTCGTGAGGTCTGCGATGCCGGCTTGCTTTCCGGTGCCGTGACGGTCGTTTGGCACAACGGAGAAGTGTTGCAGGTCAACGAAGTCGGCTACCAAGACGTCGACGCCGGGTTGCCGATGCGACGAGACACGCTGTTTCGCATCGCGTCGATGACCAAGCCAGTCACGGTGGCCGCGGCGATGAGCCTGGTCGACGAGGGCAAGCTGACGTTGCGCGACCCGGTCACCCGCTGGGCACCCGAACTCGCCAACCTGACGGTGCTAGACGATCCGCACGGCCCCGTGGACCAGGTCCATCGCGCCCGGCGACCGATCCTGGTGGAGGATCTGCTCACCCATACCAGTGGGCTGGCGTACAGCTTTTCGGTCTCCGGGCCCATCTCCCGGGCATACATGCGGCTGCCATTCGGCCAGGGTTCGGACGCCTGGTTGGCCGAACTCGCCGCGCTACCCCTGGTGCACCAGCCCGGCGAGCGGGTGACCTACAGCCATGCCATCGACGTGCTCGGGGTCATCGTGTCCCGCATCGATGACAAGCCGTGTCACCAAGTGCTTGAGGAACGAGTGCTGGGTCCGGCGGGCATGGTCGACACGGGATTCTTCGTGTCGACCGAAGCACGAGGGCGCGTGGCGACGATGTATCGGCTCGACGAGCAGAACCGGTTACGGCATGACGTCATGGGTCCGCCTCGGGTGATGCCGCCGAAGTTCTGTAACGCCGGTGGCGGCCTGTATTCGACCGCCGATGATTACCTGCGGCTTATCCGGATGTTGCTGGGCGGCGGAATGATCGACGGGGTTCGGGTCTTGTCGGCGGAGTCAGCACGCCTGATGCGCACCGACAGGCTGAGCGACGAGCACAAGCGCCACAACTTCCTGGGAGCACCGTTCTGGGTGGGCCGCGGGTTCGGGCTCAACCTGTCGGTGGTGACCGACCCTGCCAAGTCCGCTCCGCTGTTCGGGCCGGGTGGCCTGGGCACGTTCAGTTGGCCCGGCGCGTATGGCACGTGGTGGCAGGCCGACCCCGCCGCCAACCTGGTCCTGTTGTACCTGATCCAACACTGCCCGGACTTGTCGGTGAACGCGGCGGACGCCGTCGCCGGTAACCCGGGTCTGGCGAAGCTTCGGACCGCACAACCGAGGTTCGTCCGCCACACCTACCGTGCACTCGGACTGTAG
- a CDS encoding fatty acid desaturase, translating to MTNDLPEVRERGPGPRPAPPPGGPPMSDVWVYKGRAYDLSDWISKHPGGAFFIGRTKNRDITAVIAAYHRDPAKVERILQRRYALGRDATPKDIHPKHNAPAFLFKEDFNSWRDIPQYRFDDKNDLMHRVKARLSEPALAARIKRMDTLFNVIVATLAVAYLAVQGLRLSDPRWMPLPAFVIAMVVLRSSLAGFGHYALHRAQRGINRVLGNSFDMNYVALSLVTADGHTLLHHPYTQSDVDIKKNVFTMMMQLPRLYRVPLHTIHKFGHMFSGMAIRIADVCRVTRKAGVEQAYGSWRVALPHFLGSSGVRLLLVTELLVFVLAGDFWAWALQFVATLWVSTFLVVASHEFEDDREDEVVEGNDWGVDQVVHANDLKVIGNRYVDCFLSAGLSSHRVHHVLPFQRSGFANIVTEDVLREESAKFGVEWLPARSFVTDRLPKLCRTYLLAPSRLAREKNWDLLREHCSPAAWKASVGYVVAGFVGIGSV from the coding sequence ATGACGAACGACCTCCCAGAAGTTCGCGAGCGTGGCCCAGGTCCACGCCCTGCTCCTCCTCCGGGTGGGCCGCCGATGTCAGACGTATGGGTCTACAAGGGACGGGCCTACGACCTTAGTGACTGGATATCCAAGCATCCCGGTGGTGCCTTCTTCATCGGTCGAACCAAGAACCGCGATATCACCGCCGTCATCGCGGCCTACCACCGCGATCCAGCCAAGGTCGAGCGGATCCTGCAGCGGCGGTACGCGTTGGGACGCGACGCAACTCCGAAGGACATCCATCCAAAGCACAACGCCCCAGCGTTTCTGTTCAAAGAGGATTTCAACAGCTGGCGCGATATCCCGCAGTACCGCTTTGATGACAAGAACGATTTGATGCACCGCGTCAAAGCGCGTCTGAGTGAGCCCGCGCTAGCCGCCCGCATCAAGCGGATGGATACGCTCTTCAACGTTATTGTCGCGACATTGGCTGTCGCATACCTTGCGGTGCAAGGGTTACGGCTGAGCGACCCTCGATGGATGCCGCTGCCGGCCTTTGTCATTGCGATGGTGGTGCTGCGCAGCTCGCTTGCCGGATTTGGCCACTACGCACTGCATCGCGCCCAGCGGGGCATCAACAGGGTCCTGGGAAACAGCTTCGACATGAACTACGTGGCGCTGTCCCTGGTCACCGCGGACGGACACACGCTGCTGCATCACCCGTACACGCAAAGCGATGTCGACATCAAGAAGAACGTGTTCACTATGATGATGCAACTGCCGCGGTTGTATCGCGTTCCCCTGCATACGATTCACAAGTTTGGTCACATGTTCAGTGGCATGGCTATCCGGATTGCCGACGTCTGCCGTGTCACGCGCAAGGCGGGCGTCGAGCAGGCCTACGGCAGTTGGCGCGTCGCGCTGCCGCACTTTCTCGGTTCCTCCGGCGTGCGTTTGCTCCTGGTAACCGAGCTGCTGGTCTTTGTTCTGGCCGGGGATTTCTGGGCGTGGGCACTGCAATTTGTCGCGACGCTGTGGGTCAGCACCTTCCTGGTGGTAGCCAGCCACGAGTTCGAGGATGACCGTGAAGACGAGGTGGTCGAGGGTAACGACTGGGGTGTAGATCAAGTCGTGCACGCCAACGACTTGAAAGTGATTGGAAATCGCTACGTCGACTGCTTCTTGTCGGCCGGTCTGAGTTCGCACCGCGTCCACCACGTATTGCCGTTCCAGCGCAGCGGGTTCGCCAACATCGTCACCGAGGACGTACTACGCGAGGAGTCAGCAAAATTCGGTGTCGAGTGGCTTCCCGCCAGGAGCTTTGTCACCGACCGGCTGCCCAAGCTGTGCCGCACGTATCTGCTGGCGCCGTCGCGTCTTGCCCGGGAAAAGAACTGGGACTTGCTGCGCGAACACTGCTCGCCGGCAGCGTGGAAAGCCAGCGTCGGCTATGTGGTGGCCGGCTTCGTCGGAATCGGGTCGGTATGA
- a CDS encoding LppX_LprAFG lipoprotein, with protein sequence MNGLNSQAQISHRSVSPRPATKVSIAILFAAALVGTVVAGCGQKSTTATSQTPGASGTSATTAPSGTSGSPAPQAQQILQDSSKATKGLHSVHVAVNVTDLPTLPFESVNADVTNQPQGNGQAVGNAKVRMKPDTPAVATEFLVTNKTMYTKQDGTYTSVGPAERIYDPGIILDKDRGLGAVIAQVQNPKMEGNETVDGIATIKLSGTIDAAVIDPIVPQLGKGGGTLPVTLWIVDTSVQTPASSTAQSPAPAPSAAANLVRMVVNKDQGNVDITLSNWGAPVTIPNPTG encoded by the coding sequence ATGAATGGCTTGAACTCGCAAGCACAAATCTCCCACCGCAGCGTCTCCCCGCGGCCCGCGACCAAGGTGTCCATAGCGATCCTGTTCGCGGCAGCACTTGTCGGGACCGTCGTTGCGGGATGCGGACAAAAATCGACCACCGCGACTTCTCAGACTCCCGGTGCATCTGGGACCTCTGCCACGACCGCGCCATCGGGGACATCGGGCTCCCCGGCACCGCAAGCCCAACAGATCCTGCAAGACAGCTCCAAGGCGACCAAAGGCCTACATTCCGTTCACGTGGCGGTGAACGTCACCGATCTTCCCACTTTGCCTTTCGAGAGCGTCAACGCTGATGTGACCAATCAGCCGCAGGGCAATGGTCAGGCGGTGGGCAATGCGAAGGTTCGAATGAAGCCAGACACTCCGGCAGTCGCTACCGAATTCCTGGTCACCAACAAGACCATGTACACCAAGCAGGACGGCACCTACACGTCGGTTGGCCCGGCGGAGAGAATTTATGACCCGGGCATCATCCTGGACAAAGACCGCGGCTTGGGCGCTGTCATCGCGCAGGTGCAGAACCCGAAGATGGAGGGAAACGAAACGGTCGACGGCATAGCCACGATCAAGCTGTCTGGCACCATCGACGCCGCGGTGATCGATCCGATCGTGCCGCAACTGGGCAAAGGCGGGGGCACCCTGCCGGTCACTTTGTGGATCGTTGACACCAGTGTGCAGACCCCGGCGAGTTCAACCGCCCAATCGCCTGCGCCAGCACCCAGCGCTGCGGCGAACCTGGTTCGGATGGTTGTCAACAAAGACCAAGGCAACGTGGACATAACGCTGTCCAATTGGGGGGCGCCGGTCACCATCCCCAACCCGACCGGGTAG
- a CDS encoding type III polyketide synthase, translating into MSAAAEGGAVRRTDYQPQYDLAQLPPAPPTTVGVIEGMATGAPQRVVSQSDAAACVAQLFADPHQRERIPRVYQKTRIDTRRMAVDPLDAEFEAFRRESATVRDRMNLFFQHAVPLAVEVSGRALATLPYGPEEIGMLVFVTSTGFIAPGVDVAIVKKLGLSRSISRVVVNFMGCAAAMNAIRTATNYVRAHPSMKALVVCIELSSVNAVFADDINDVVIHSLFGDGCAAMVIGASQVRQPLPAGSVVIRSSFSELLDGAEDGIVLGVNHDGITCELSENLPDYIYRGVRPVVAEMLRDNGLCKPDVDLWAIHPGGPRIIEQSARSLGIPAELAAQSWDVLARFGNMLSVSLIFVLEMMVREAESDKPISTGVAFAFAPGVTIEGMLFDIVRR; encoded by the coding sequence ATGAGCGCCGCGGCCGAGGGCGGCGCAGTGCGCCGCACCGACTACCAGCCACAGTATGATCTCGCCCAGCTGCCGCCGGCCCCACCGACCACGGTCGGCGTTATCGAAGGCATGGCGACCGGCGCGCCGCAACGGGTGGTCAGTCAATCCGATGCGGCCGCGTGTGTAGCCCAGTTGTTCGCTGATCCACACCAGCGCGAACGGATTCCACGGGTTTACCAGAAGACACGGATAGATACCCGCAGGATGGCTGTGGACCCGCTCGACGCCGAGTTCGAGGCGTTCCGACGTGAATCGGCAACCGTCCGCGACCGGATGAACCTGTTTTTTCAGCACGCCGTACCGCTCGCCGTCGAAGTGTCCGGGCGGGCGCTCGCGACTCTTCCCTACGGGCCGGAGGAGATCGGGATGCTGGTGTTCGTCACCAGCACCGGGTTCATCGCTCCGGGCGTCGACGTCGCGATCGTCAAAAAGCTTGGACTGTCTCGCTCGATATCGCGCGTCGTAGTCAACTTCATGGGGTGTGCGGCCGCAATGAACGCCATCCGCACCGCGACGAACTACGTTCGTGCCCACCCGAGCATGAAGGCGCTGGTGGTGTGTATCGAATTGTCATCGGTGAACGCCGTTTTCGCTGACGACATCAATGATGTGGTGATACACAGTCTGTTTGGTGACGGGTGCGCGGCAATGGTAATCGGGGCCAGCCAGGTTCGGCAGCCACTTCCCGCAGGCAGCGTGGTGATCCGCAGCAGTTTTTCCGAGCTGCTTGACGGTGCCGAAGACGGCATCGTGCTCGGTGTCAACCACGACGGCATCACCTGCGAGCTGTCGGAAAATCTTCCGGACTATATCTACCGTGGAGTCCGTCCGGTAGTCGCAGAGATGTTGCGGGACAACGGATTGTGCAAACCTGATGTCGATCTGTGGGCGATCCATCCGGGCGGGCCCAGAATCATCGAGCAGTCGGCGCGGTCGCTGGGGATTCCCGCAGAGCTGGCCGCTCAGAGCTGGGATGTACTCGCTAGATTCGGCAACATGCTCAGCGTATCGCTGATCTTCGTGCTGGAAATGATGGTGCGGGAGGCGGAGTCGGATAAACCCATTTCGACAGGTGTGGCTTTCGCGTTCGCTCCGGGCGTCACCATTGAAGGCATGTTGTTCGACATTGTCCGGCGGTGA
- the pyrR gene encoding bifunctional pyr operon transcriptional regulator/uracil phosphoribosyltransferase PyrR, which produces MGAAGDAASGRDSRELMSAADVGRTISRIAHQIIEKTALDAPDAPRVVLLGIPTRGVILADRLATNIGEYSGIEVGHGALDITLYRDDLMSKPPRPLEETSIPAGGVDDALVILVDDVLYSGRSVRSALDALRHVGRPSVVQLAVLVDRGHRELPVRADYVGKNVPTSRSESVHVLLSEHDDRDGVVISR; this is translated from the coding sequence ATGGGTGCTGCCGGTGATGCGGCCAGTGGCCGGGATTCGCGAGAATTGATGTCCGCGGCCGATGTTGGTCGGACCATTTCTCGCATTGCGCATCAGATCATCGAAAAAACCGCGCTGGATGCCCCCGACGCGCCGCGGGTGGTGCTACTGGGCATCCCGACCCGCGGCGTAATTCTGGCCGATCGGCTGGCAACTAATATCGGCGAATACAGCGGCATTGAGGTCGGCCACGGAGCGCTGGATATCACCCTGTACCGCGATGATTTGATGAGCAAGCCGCCGCGGCCGCTGGAGGAGACGTCCATTCCCGCCGGCGGAGTCGACGACGCGCTGGTGATTCTGGTCGACGACGTGCTGTACTCCGGGCGTTCGGTGCGCTCCGCTTTGGACGCGTTGCGGCATGTGGGCCGGCCCAGCGTGGTGCAGTTGGCCGTGTTGGTCGACCGCGGCCACCGGGAGCTGCCGGTGCGCGCCGATTATGTGGGCAAAAACGTTCCGACCTCACGCAGTGAGAGCGTGCATGTTTTGCTCAGCGAGCACGACGATCGCGACGGCGTGGTGATCTCCCGATGA